Proteins encoded within one genomic window of Lysinibacillus sphaericus:
- a CDS encoding TerD family protein, whose translation MGINLQKGQRVDLTKGNAGLNKIKVGLGWDPVGQTKSGGLLGGLFSSGRSGGRDVDCDSSVLMLQDDRILAGDDVVYFGKLSSKCGSVKHSGDNLTGDGAGDDEVITVELGAVPAQYNKLVFVVNIYDAAGRNQHFGMIQNAYIRVYDDKTGNELIRYNLSDDYSNLTTLVCGEIYRHGNEWKFAAIGNGTNDVKLGDVVRRYQ comes from the coding sequence ATGGGGATTAATTTACAAAAGGGACAGCGTGTAGATTTAACAAAAGGCAATGCTGGTTTAAATAAAATTAAAGTAGGCTTAGGATGGGATCCAGTAGGCCAAACAAAAAGTGGTGGCTTATTAGGTGGCTTATTTTCTAGTGGTAGATCAGGAGGCAGAGATGTTGACTGTGATTCATCAGTTTTAATGTTGCAAGATGATCGTATACTGGCAGGAGATGACGTCGTTTACTTCGGGAAATTATCAAGTAAATGCGGATCAGTTAAGCATTCTGGCGATAATTTAACAGGTGACGGTGCAGGTGATGATGAGGTCATTACAGTGGAGTTAGGAGCTGTGCCTGCACAATACAATAAATTAGTATTTGTTGTAAACATCTATGATGCAGCTGGTCGTAATCAACATTTCGGTATGATTCAAAATGCGTATATTCGCGTGTACGATGACAAGACAGGCAATGAATTAATTCGCTATAATTTAAGTGATGATTATTCGAATTTAACAACACTAGTTTGTGGTGAAATTTATCGTCACGGCAACGAGTGGAAATTTGCCGCTATTGGTAATGGTACAAATGATGTAAAACTTGGTGATGTAGTTCGAAGATATCAATAA
- a CDS encoding TerD family protein, with the protein MGISLQKGQKVDLTKTNPGLSNVIVGLGWDTNKYDGGHDFDLDSSIFLLADTGKVADQNDFVFYNNTIGGNGSVEHSGDNLTGVGEGDDEIVKVSLKEVPAHVQRLAFTVTIHDAEARSQNFGMVSNAFIRIINAATNEEIVRYDLGEDFSIETAVVVGELYRHNGEWKFNAVGAGYQGGLAALCNDYGLNVN; encoded by the coding sequence ATGGGTATTTCATTACAAAAAGGTCAAAAAGTTGATTTAACAAAAACAAATCCAGGATTATCAAATGTTATTGTAGGTTTAGGCTGGGATACGAATAAATACGATGGTGGACATGATTTTGATTTAGACTCTTCTATTTTTTTACTTGCTGATACAGGGAAAGTAGCAGACCAAAATGATTTTGTCTTCTACAACAATACTATCGGTGGTAATGGTTCTGTTGAGCACTCTGGCGATAACTTAACAGGGGTTGGTGAAGGGGATGACGAAATCGTTAAAGTTTCGTTAAAAGAAGTACCTGCCCATGTGCAACGTCTAGCATTCACCGTTACAATCCATGATGCAGAAGCACGTAGCCAAAACTTTGGTATGGTATCGAACGCATTTATCCGCATTATTAATGCTGCGACGAATGAAGAAATCGTGCGCTATGATTTAGGTGAAGACTTTAGTATTGAAACAGCTGTTGTTGTCGGAGAACTATACCGTCACAATGGTGAATGGAAATTCAACGCAGTAGGTGCTGGATACCAAGGTGGTTTAGCGGCACTTTGCAATGATTATGGTTTAAACGTAAACTAA
- a CDS encoding TerD family protein codes for MGIQLSKGQRIDLMKQDPGLNNVGIGLGWDVKQFDGGNDFDLDASVFLLDASGKCRNEQDFIFYNNLTSPDKSVQHMGDNRTGVGDGDDEKILVNLKQVSPQVEKIVVTVTIYDAEGRRQNFGQVLNAYVRLTNEESGSEVLRYDLGEDFSIETAVVFCELYRHNGEWKFAAVGSGYQGGLAALINAYGLQ; via the coding sequence ATGGGTATTCAGTTAAGTAAAGGACAACGCATTGATTTAATGAAGCAAGACCCAGGCTTAAATAATGTAGGTATTGGTTTAGGTTGGGATGTTAAACAATTCGATGGAGGAAATGACTTTGACTTAGATGCATCTGTGTTTTTGTTAGATGCATCGGGAAAATGCCGTAATGAACAAGACTTTATTTTCTATAATAATTTAACAAGTCCAGACAAATCTGTTCAGCATATGGGTGATAACCGTACTGGTGTAGGTGATGGTGACGATGAAAAAATTCTTGTTAATTTAAAACAAGTGTCTCCTCAAGTAGAAAAAATTGTTGTAACCGTGACAATTTATGATGCGGAAGGTCGCCGTCAAAACTTTGGACAAGTACTAAACGCTTATGTTCGATTAACGAACGAAGAATCCGGTTCAGAAGTACTTCGTTATGATTTAGGTGAAGATTTCAGCATAGAGACAGCGGTCGTATTTTGTGAGCTTTACCGACATAATGGCGAGTGGAAATTTGCTGCTGTTGGCTCTGGCTATCAAGGTGGTTTAGCTGCATTAATCAATGCTTATGGACTGCAATAA